aagaaatatctatctccaactccctggccatactaatctggatgctgggatggagtccctcaataaaccgttgaaccctctctcgaactgtggcaatcaaggccggtgcatgtcgggccaaatcacttaaatagactacatactctgacacagtcatagatccctagcgcagctgctcaaactctgcacgccatgagtccctgaggctctgagggacatactctctcaaaaatatgtccgagaactgagtccatgtaagtgaagctgcctcaaccgGACTACTAAACTcgtaagcacgccaccactgataggctacacgtctaagctggaatgtagtaaaagaaaccccactcgtctccgctatgcccatagtacggagaatacgatgacactcctctagaaaaccctgagcattatctgtagccaatccgctgaaggtagatgggtggtacttcttgtacctctcaagtctgagctcctcctcctcagaagctcctgccctaacctcgggctgagttggagctaccggttgcattggtacaatctctggaacctagtcgacctgaaaccgctgctctggagtaccgacgacgggagtttgtgctcctccctcggcttgagatgtggcaggagcaagtggaatcaatccagcctgagctaaggtgctgaacatgctcagaaactgggctagagtctcatggagggctggtgcaggaacatgtatctcaggtgtctgccctccagcttgaactactgggggctcctctgtagcatctcgtgcgggtgctctggctgtaccacgtggacgtcctcggcctctaccccggccccgacctTTCGCGGTTCTAACAGGGggtgcgggtgcctggtcatcggatccgcttgtacgtgtcctcaccatctgtgagagaatagaatacagaagtttagaatctttgaaCTCAACAAttatcgcacgacaaggaatcaaagtagtaaaatttttctaacagttccatagcctcccgaagataagtacagacgtctccgtaccgatccgcgagactctaataaaccggtttatgactcacgacacctatgaacctagagctctgataccaactaatTTCCCCTTCGgaagacgtcgtgacggcacctagtctctaaaactaggtaagcctaacattttacggaataatgaaataaaaatataaatttaaccaactattcaaaagtacacaacaaattccaaaactcggaacatcatgaatcacaaactaaagaaggaaaaatctagtgtctctatacatcagagtctaacaaggaaaaatacagaagataatggacatgagaaagagtagaaggggactctgaggcctgcggacgcggaagatatacgttgaagtctccaaagttgtcccggctcactgatagtgcggctgataaggtgcacctggatctgcacacgaaaatcaTGTGTAGAGagtagaatgagtacaccacaatcggtacccagtaagtgccaagcctaacctcagtcgagtagtgatgaggtcaggtccgggccctactggtaaatatatataataaaataatataaagtgtaataccgcaataaaataaaggctgaaatttaacaacaatgaaatcatagaaggtaatagctcagtacacagaaacacaacaggatATCTCCCaagatatcgtctcgtagtcccaaacgtaaatgatcAGGGTGATCTCCCGGAATATAGTTCCGTAGTCCCCAAAGTATATAttcaagacaaggggatctcccgaaataccgttccgtagtcccaaagtaaatatgcaatacagggggatctcccggaataccgttccgtagtcccaaagtaaatatgtagtacaggggatctcccggaataccgttccatagtcccaaagtaaatatgcagcgcgaatgatagaaatacaactacatcatgaaattcttacaatttggactaagtaccagtcagggaagaagcaggaaattcactaagcatgctgcacataattcacgtaaacaattaagacacgtagacatgttgtgttAGActgaacatgatagctacacatattggaataactcaattaagaatgaaaatagattagtactcattaaaatggtataactcaaaataacaggaaaacatgttgctactTAGTAAGAAAAATCGGATTTTACCACAactagctcgtgtacgtactcgtcacctcacgtacacggcgctcacatatcacaatagttccaaatcttaaggggatttcccccacacaaagttaagcaagCCACTAACCTCGAGTCAAGCTTAATTAATCGGTcataatgcctttcccacgaatacccggctccgaatggcccaaatctagctaaaagcaattacatatcattaatacaacaataataaactcatctaattaatgaaatcaacactttaacaaaaatttcgaaattaactcaaaatcgcccatggggcccacttctcggaatcggataaaagttgtaaaatacgaaagcccgttcactcatgagtctaaccatattaaatttactaaaattcgacaccaaattgtcctccaaatccacaaatcatacTTCTAAATCCCTAACTTCCAattcccaattttcaccttaaatacacactaactagataaaaaaatacatggggaagcaagattattgatcaaaaataatcacaagggacttacctcaagaaacccctcaaaaagCTCTCAAGAAAtagccaaacccgagctcaaaatgttgaaaatgagcaaaaatcgcgaacacttgcatttaagtgttctgtccagaaatctCGCACCTCCGGTCCATAGTCACACCTGcgacaccgcacctgcgaaatttccatcgcaggtgcggaaatgacttaaaaagattgggtccgcacctgcgcgcccgctccTGCGAAAGTTTTTCGCTTCTgtgaggccgcacctgcggacttcccaccgtaggtgcgaaaacaccagaaccagcaacttcaaaattcttctaagtccaagctttcacccgttaagcacccgaaactcacccgaggctcccgggacctcgaccaaacacaccaaccaatcataaaataccatacgaactaagtcgagccctcaaatcatatcaactaatgctaaaatcacaaatcatcctcccattcaaatttaaagaacttgaaactttcaaattcaacaacagatgccgaaaccaaccaacccacgtccgattgatcccaaattttgcacacaagtcatattcaatattatggacctattccaactttcgaaattggaatccgactccgatatcaaaaattccactaccggtccaaaactccaaaaattcgattctcgccaattcaagcctaaataagctacagacctccaaaatacaatccggacacgcttttaagtctaaaattacctaacggagctaacagaacctacaaaaatccattccggagtcgtcttcacacagttccgactacggtccaaatcctaaggcttaagctcttatttagggactaagtgtcccaaaacactccgaaactcaaaatctatcatcccgagaagtcacagtagcataaatagatatgggaaaagcagttaataggggttcggggctctaactctcaaaacgaccggccggatcgttacaataatATTCTAATATATAATTCATTCTCTTACACTTAAAAATGGCAATACTGGAATTTTGATTGGTGGTCCCTTGACATTTGACATTTTCCTCCTTGTCTTTCAAATGTATCTTATATTATGTATTTGAGTAATGTATATGTTATTAGTCACAACCGAGAACTCTtcgaaatattattaatttatatttttgtatctaatttatggtcaataatacaacaacaacaacaacaacaacaacaacaacaacaacaacaacaacaacaatccagtagaATCTCATTAGTGGGATCTGAGTTGGGTAGAGTGTACCCAAACCTTACCCCTAACCCGAAGGGATAGAGAGGTCTTTTCTGGGAGACCCTCGGCTTAGAGACAATAGATTTGTAACAACAACAGAAACCAGAAAAATAGTATCAGCATCGTAAAATACAGCAAATAAATGGAAAGGCCAAAATGTGAAAGACACAAAAAAATGTGAAACACAATAAAAACCACTAGCAGTCCTAGACAAAACACTATCAGATTAGCCGGCGCAGCAAGGAGAAACGCTCGACTActccctaacctacaaccctaatgcttgaccttcacaccttcctatcaaaggCCATGTCCTCAGAAATATGCTCCAACATTTAAGAAGTCAGCTAATTAAGCCAAACGGCCTCAAAATTGACAACTAGAAATTAAACAAAACAATCTAATAATAGTGTGAAAATATCACTAATTAGCTATGTTAATCATATATACCTTTGGAACATAATGTACTTCTTATTCAGAGTATTATTGTTACTTTTAGAACTAAACAAAAGGTCTCTATAACTATAATATATTATTATGGAGCTTATTTGAATTAATCATCTAAAAACTAAAAGATGTTGAAATAACAAAAGTAGAAAGCTTCGTACTATTTGATGTAACCAAAGAACAAGTCAAATTATATAGGAGACAAAAGCTAGAAATAACGCGGATATTATATTGGCAGCCAATAGTGGTCCACTAGCCTCAAGTTTACTTTTGCCTATAAAAGTGACCCAAAAGCTTGAAAATTACGTGTTTCATTTGCCTATAATTATTTCATTGCCACATTCCATCTTCTATCACCTTCACAGCTTCCAATCACAAAGCTAATTTATAAGTTTCTATTCTTAGTTTCTTGACATCATATCACCAATACATTGCAATATTTTCAAAATGATTAGTATTTCAAACAACGCTTTTGCAGCCATTGCTGCTATGTTTTCTCTTCTCTTTATATTCTCAAGCATGCAATGCCATGCACTACTTTCTTCCACATTCTATGATGGCACTTGCCCTAATGCTCTCAACACCATTCGTACAAGCGTTAGACAAGCAGTGTCACGTGAACGTCGTATGGCTGCATCTCTCATTCGCCTTCATTTCCATGATTGCTTTGTTCAGGTTGGTTAAATACACATTAATTAGTAGTATATATGTATCTCTATTTACTTCAAGTTGAAATTATTAACTTGATTACAATTGTACTAACTTGTGGTTTTAACTATAGGGTTGTGATGCTTCTATCTTACTTGATGAGACCCCTACAATTGTTAGTGAGAAAACTGCATTGCCAAATCTTGGATCAGCTAGAGGCTATGGTATTATAGAAGATGCCAAAAGAGAGCTTGAAAAAACATGTCCAGGAATTGTATCATGTGCAGATATACTTGCCGTTGCCGCTAGAGATGCATCAACTCTATTAAGTATCCgtagtttgatttttattttcttcaCATTATAATCAAATCTTTCTATAACAGCCATGTTTATTCTGATATTTTGTGAATGTTATAGAGAAAACTTGGGttttatagtgaatggttgttataAAGAAGTCTGACTGTATATCAAACTAACCAACATTATGTTAATAACTTGCAATTAGGTTGGAGGTCCAACATGGGCAGTGAAACTCGGAAGAAGAGATTCAACAACTGCTAGTCATACACTTGCTGAAACTGATCTCCCTGGTCCATTTGATCCTCTTAATAGGCTTATTTCTAGCTTTGCAAGCAAAGGCCTTAGCACAAGGGATATGGTTGCTTTATCAGGTAAAAATTAATCAAGTTATTATTAAACATATATAGAATTTTTATCATGCATATACTTGTACAGATAATAATTAAGAAGTACTTCTAATGATTTAAACTTTCTAATTATAGGAGCACATTCAATTGGCCAAGCACAATGTTTCCTTTTCCGCGATAGGATTTATGGCAATGGAACAGACATTGATGCTGGATTTGCTAGCACAAGAAGACGTCAATGTCCTAAAGAAGACCAAAATGGAAACCTAGCTCCACTTGATTTGGTTACACCTAATCAATTGGATAACAATTATTTCAAGAACTTGAGGCAAAGAAAAGGTCTTCTTCAATCAGATCAAGTCCTTCTTAGTGGTGGATCTACCGATAGTATTGTTTCTGAATATAGTAACAGTCCTCGCGCATTTGCCTCTGATTTTGCTGCTGCTATGATTAGAATGGGAGATATTAGTCCCATAACTGGTCAAAATGGGATCATAAGAACTGTCTGTGGCTCCCTAAATTGATCATTCAAAAGCCTATTACATGTATTTTTGTTGCCAAATGTATTTGTATTCATTTGATTCTTTAATTCTCTATGTAATGTTTCAAGAATGaaataaattgtttgttatgCTTTAAGAAAATTAAGAGTTCTAACCCAATGTTTCACATGTAA
This region of Nicotiana tomentosiformis chromosome 4, ASM39032v3, whole genome shotgun sequence genomic DNA includes:
- the LOC104116554 gene encoding lignin-forming anionic peroxidase-like, which produces MISISNNAFAAIAAMFSLLFIFSSMQCHALLSSTFYDGTCPNALNTIRTSVRQAVSRERRMAASLIRLHFHDCFVQGCDASILLDETPTIVSEKTALPNLGSARGYGIIEDAKRELEKTCPGIVSCADILAVAARDASTLVGGPTWAVKLGRRDSTTASHTLAETDLPGPFDPLNRLISSFASKGLSTRDMVALSGAHSIGQAQCFLFRDRIYGNGTDIDAGFASTRRRQCPKEDQNGNLAPLDLVTPNQLDNNYFKNLRQRKGLLQSDQVLLSGGSTDSIVSEYSNSPRAFASDFAAAMIRMGDISPITGQNGIIRTVCGSLN